A stretch of the Planktothricoides raciborskii GIHE-MW2 genome encodes the following:
- a CDS encoding ABC-ATPase domain-containing protein translates to MDNYQSLYQQLLKLDNRNYKAYKDIQGRYEFPDFTLHIDYVQGDPFAAPSKLRVQVSQDIAGFPPELYQSKSREVALRDYLTREFARWAQKMSMHRGSGKSGQISLARLGQEVLDRTSCLISPEWIELRFVVGLPARGRTILGRQAAEILCEDIPHIVQNALIYAKLNAETIREQVETVEDADWLRSQLSSRGLVAFIPDGACLARRSGVDDRPLPDAIPFKTPPTLRVEFNCPNRGKVTGMGIPQGVTLIVGGGYHGKSTLLRAIELGVYNHLPGDGRELIVTDRTAVKIRAEDGRGVCGVDISPFINQLPQGQSTKEFSTTNASGSTSQAANIMEALEAGTKLLLLDEDTSATNFMIRDRRMQSLISKDKEPITPFIDKVQQLLKGHGVSTILVMGGSGDYFDVADTVVAMDNYISDDVTEKARLVAQEIATGRQSEGGKQFGQITPRIPIPNSLDPSRGKRDVRLKVRDVDEVAFGTEDIDLGAVEQIVSRDQLRAIALAMVYAKQHYINGKKTLPEILNAVMVDIQTQGLDILAPNPQGDLALFRPLELAAALNRLRTLQVVVRQTP, encoded by the coding sequence ATGGACAACTATCAAAGCCTCTACCAGCAATTACTTAAACTTGATAATCGCAACTATAAAGCTTACAAAGATATTCAAGGTCGATATGAGTTTCCCGATTTTACTCTACATATAGATTATGTTCAGGGAGATCCGTTTGCGGCGCCCAGTAAGTTACGGGTACAGGTGAGTCAGGATATCGCTGGTTTTCCCCCCGAACTGTATCAAAGTAAGAGTCGAGAAGTTGCCCTGCGAGATTACCTGACCCGCGAATTTGCTCGTTGGGCCCAAAAAATGTCAATGCATCGCGGCAGTGGTAAAAGTGGCCAAATTTCCCTAGCCCGGTTGGGGCAAGAAGTGCTCGATCGCACCTCCTGTTTAATCTCCCCTGAATGGATAGAACTGCGGTTTGTGGTGGGACTGCCCGCCAGAGGTAGAACCATTTTGGGGCGTCAAGCGGCAGAAATTCTCTGTGAGGATATCCCTCATATCGTGCAAAACGCCTTAATTTATGCAAAATTGAATGCGGAAACCATCCGAGAACAAGTAGAAACCGTCGAAGATGCGGACTGGCTGCGATCGCAATTATCTAGCCGGGGCTTAGTTGCCTTTATCCCTGATGGGGCTTGCCTTGCCCGACGCAGTGGCGTAGACGATCGCCCTTTACCGGATGCCATCCCCTTTAAAACGCCCCCCACGTTGCGGGTAGAGTTTAACTGTCCCAACCGGGGCAAAGTCACCGGAATGGGTATTCCCCAAGGTGTCACCTTAATTGTTGGTGGGGGATATCATGGCAAGTCAACCTTATTACGGGCGATCGAACTAGGGGTTTATAACCATCTCCCTGGGGATGGTCGGGAATTAATCGTCACCGATCGCACCGCCGTGAAAATCCGGGCAGAAGATGGTCGGGGAGTATGCGGTGTGGACATTTCCCCCTTTATTAATCAACTACCCCAAGGGCAATCCACCAAAGAATTTTCCACCACCAATGCATCGGGCAGTACCTCCCAAGCGGCCAATATTATGGAAGCCCTGGAAGCGGGGACAAAACTATTACTCCTCGATGAAGATACCTCCGCCACAAACTTTATGATTCGCGATCGCCGGATGCAGTCGTTAATCAGCAAAGACAAAGAACCGATTACCCCATTTATCGATAAAGTCCAGCAACTCCTCAAAGGTCATGGAGTTTCCACCATTCTGGTCATGGGGGGCAGTGGCGACTATTTTGATGTAGCGGATACCGTAGTGGCAATGGATAATTACATAAGCGATGATGTCACGGAAAAAGCCCGACTGGTCGCCCAAGAAATCGCCACAGGTCGTCAGTCGGAAGGGGGCAAACAGTTTGGCCAAATTACCCCCCGCATTCCTATCCCAAATAGTCTCGATCCCAGTCGGGGTAAGCGGGATGTCCGGTTAAAAGTTCGGGATGTGGATGAGGTGGCTTTTGGCACCGAAGATATTGACCTAGGGGCAGTGGAACAAATTGTCAGCAGAGATCAACTGCGGGCGATCGCCTTAGCAATGGTTTACGCCAAACAGCACTATATCAATGGCAAAAAAACCCTCCCAGAAATCCTCAATGCGGTCATGGTCGATATTCAGACCCAAGGCTTAGATATTTTAGCCCCCAACCCCCAAGGGGACTTAGCCCTATTTCGCCCCCTGGAATTAGCCGCTGCCCTCAATCGTCTGCGAACCTTACAAGTTGTAGTTAGGCAAACGCCGTAA
- a CDS encoding alpha/beta fold hydrolase, producing MTVTAETEINLLNLPAKTWTWRGWDICYQQMGSSGPGVVLVHGFGASWGHWRKNIPALASHCRVYAIDLIGFGGSAKPTPGVEIAYTFETWADQIADFCREVVGGSAFLVGNSIGCVAVMQAAVSHPEIARKVALLNCSLRLLHDRKRAEMPWYRRVGAPIAQKILNVKWVAQLFFRQLATRETVRKVLRQAYKRSEAVTDELIDLLMKPAADPGAVDVFVAFTSYSQGPLPEDLLPILPCPALVIWGIDDPWEPIALGKQFVKFRTVEKFIALAGVGHCPQDEAPELVNPILQEWILHSSLSQ from the coding sequence ATGACCGTCACTGCTGAGACTGAAATTAATCTTTTAAACTTACCGGCGAAAACCTGGACTTGGCGCGGTTGGGATATTTGCTATCAACAGATGGGGTCGTCCGGCCCTGGGGTAGTCTTAGTCCACGGATTCGGCGCCTCCTGGGGACATTGGCGGAAAAATATCCCCGCCCTGGCAAGTCACTGCCGAGTGTATGCCATTGATTTGATTGGTTTTGGGGGTTCGGCTAAACCCACTCCAGGAGTGGAAATTGCTTATACCTTTGAAACTTGGGCCGATCAAATTGCGGATTTTTGCCGGGAAGTCGTTGGTGGTTCGGCCTTTCTGGTGGGGAATTCTATCGGTTGTGTGGCCGTAATGCAAGCGGCAGTATCCCATCCCGAAATTGCCCGGAAAGTGGCTTTACTCAATTGTTCCTTGCGGTTACTCCATGACCGAAAACGGGCGGAAATGCCTTGGTATCGCCGCGTTGGGGCTCCCATTGCCCAAAAAATTCTCAATGTTAAATGGGTGGCGCAGTTATTTTTTCGGCAGCTTGCGACCAGGGAAACAGTGCGAAAAGTTCTCCGGCAGGCTTATAAGCGATCGGAAGCTGTCACCGATGAACTGATCGATCTGTTGATGAAACCTGCGGCTGACCCTGGGGCGGTGGATGTGTTTGTGGCTTTTACTAGCTATTCCCAAGGCCCATTACCAGAAGATTTATTGCCAATTTTGCCTTGTCCCGCGTTGGTAATTTGGGGGATTGATGACCCTTGGGAACCGATCGCATTAGGAAAGCAGTTTGTTAAGTTCCGTACCGTAGAAAAGTTTATTGCCTTGGCAGGGGTAGGTCATTGTCCTCAAGATGAGGCCCCGGAATTGGTTAATCCCATTTTGCAAGAATGGATTTTACATAGTTCTCTTAGTCAGTAG
- a CDS encoding Uma2 family endonuclease: MVTQLQPQTDTQTDAEIIYPDSDGQPIADNTIQFRWLTVIQYNLAWLFADRPDVFVAGDLLWYPVEGNNKLRQAPDVMIVFGVEKKDRGSYQQWKDNNISPQVVFEILSPGNTAKEMNRKLFFYNRYGVEEYYLYDPDSNHLTGWLRSEEWLDVIDEINGWVSPRLGIRFELTSDTLILYRPDGQPFADYIQVQQQLVAAENRAAIAEEQLQQERQEKEMAIERAKRLGQLLREAGIDPDSNSPA; this comes from the coding sequence ATGGTCACACAATTACAGCCCCAAACCGATACCCAAACCGATGCGGAAATCATTTATCCTGATAGTGACGGACAACCGATCGCCGATAATACCATTCAATTTCGTTGGCTGACAGTAATTCAGTATAATTTAGCCTGGTTATTTGCCGATCGCCCTGATGTTTTTGTGGCCGGAGACTTACTTTGGTATCCGGTAGAAGGGAATAATAAACTACGCCAAGCCCCCGATGTAATGATAGTTTTTGGAGTAGAGAAAAAAGACCGTGGTTCTTATCAGCAGTGGAAAGACAATAATATCAGCCCTCAAGTGGTATTTGAAATTTTGTCTCCGGGCAATACGGCCAAAGAAATGAACCGCAAATTATTCTTTTACAACCGCTATGGGGTAGAAGAATATTATCTCTATGACCCAGACAGCAACCATTTAACTGGATGGCTGCGTTCTGAAGAATGGCTGGATGTGATTGATGAAATTAATGGCTGGGTTTCCCCGCGTCTGGGAATTCGCTTTGAACTTACATCAGATACATTAATATTATATCGTCCAGATGGTCAACCTTTTGCGGATTATATCCAAGTTCAACAACAGTTAGTTGCCGCCGAAAATCGGGCAGCTATTGCTGAGGAACAACTGCAACAAGAACGTCAGGAAAAGGAGATGGCGATCGAACGGGCTAAACGGTTAGGACAGCTACTCCGAGAAGCCGGAATCGATCCTGATAGTAATTCTCCCGCTTAG
- a CDS encoding protein kinase: MIGHLLDDRYQITQELAQGGFGKTYLAQDTKLPGHPNCLVKQLYPQKGDPASLQKAFELFEREAKALQNLGQKCDRIPRLLAYLQDNGEFYLVQDYIQGHTLLHKLLPGQPWQEDKVIQLLIDILEPLEVVHQHKVIHRDINPNNIMLRTVDSRLFLIDFGAVKEVVTQVSNPTSVIYTPGYAPPEQLIGKPELSSDIYAVGIIAIQALTGISYSELKQLPTDSNNELVWQNQAKFSPALGYILEKMVRFNHQERYATAKEALTAVKALLEPAITTQPSPPPPPPPKRPWGLILLGILGISVGVGAGLFLIMNKSGQKLPLNGVAIEGSLTEGDRTYMDLAQNINTYADYYLIAGKQGQTVTIEMTSNQIDPYLVLRDRQGKELAFNDDISTQDSTAKIEITLPEDGNYTVIARSAESGESGNYRISAVGD, from the coding sequence ATGATTGGACACTTATTAGATGATCGCTATCAAATCACCCAAGAATTAGCCCAAGGTGGTTTTGGCAAAACCTATCTTGCCCAAGATACTAAGCTACCGGGACATCCTAATTGTTTGGTTAAGCAACTTTATCCCCAAAAAGGAGATCCAGCGTCTTTACAAAAGGCTTTTGAATTGTTTGAAAGGGAGGCAAAAGCTTTACAAAATTTGGGTCAAAAGTGCGATCGCATTCCTAGGTTATTAGCGTATTTACAGGACAATGGCGAATTTTATCTGGTTCAAGACTATATTCAGGGACATACTTTGTTACATAAACTATTGCCCGGTCAGCCTTGGCAGGAAGACAAAGTAATTCAACTGTTAATCGATATTCTGGAACCCCTGGAAGTTGTGCATCAACACAAGGTAATTCATCGGGATATTAACCCCAATAATATTATGCTCCGAACGGTAGATAGTCGCTTATTTTTGATTGACTTTGGGGCTGTTAAAGAAGTGGTGACTCAGGTGAGTAATCCCACGAGTGTCATTTATACTCCTGGTTATGCCCCACCGGAACAATTAATCGGAAAACCAGAGTTAAGCAGTGATATTTATGCGGTGGGAATTATTGCTATTCAAGCTTTAACGGGGATTAGTTACTCAGAATTAAAGCAATTACCAACCGATAGCAATAATGAATTAGTCTGGCAAAATCAGGCAAAATTTAGCCCAGCTTTGGGTTATATTTTAGAGAAGATGGTGCGGTTTAATCATCAAGAACGCTATGCCACAGCCAAGGAAGCATTAACGGCAGTAAAAGCTTTACTAGAACCAGCAATAACAACGCAACCATCACCACCGCCCCCACCCCCACCAAAACGCCCTTGGGGATTAATTTTATTGGGGATATTGGGCATATCAGTAGGAGTTGGGGCAGGGTTATTTTTAATTATGAATAAATCCGGGCAAAAATTACCGTTAAATGGGGTAGCAATTGAGGGCAGTTTGACTGAAGGCGATCGCACTTACATGGACTTAGCCCAAAACATCAATACCTATGCAGACTATTACTTGATTGCCGGGAAACAAGGGCAAACCGTCACCATTGAAATGACCAGCAATCAAATCGACCCTTATCTGGTATTGCGCGATCGCCAGGGCAAAGAATTAGCCTTCAATGATGATATTTCTACCCAAGATTCTACCGCCAAAATTGAGATAACTTTACCGGAAGATGGGAATTATACGGTAATTGCGCGATCGGCTGAATCCGGCGAATCTGGAAATTACCGGATCTCGGCTGTAGGTGACTAA
- a CDS encoding COP23 domain-containing protein, whose product MNIKLLGTVSIASLLVASCSKPTTSSQYTAQETKSDTGTEFICREGYDQTADKRLPTTYAFTGGQKRAIIRWSTEYFSGSDWDPKSRCDEVSPRFQTAYENGTLNFITNGTWNNQPAVCTALQDGGPCADLLITMRPSDDSRQFATELGEVLKGRSTGPMRHSSGNSQVYIQVDIEEFIRNAPVE is encoded by the coding sequence ATGAATATCAAACTTTTGGGAACAGTATCTATCGCCAGTTTGCTGGTCGCTTCCTGTAGCAAACCAACCACTTCTAGTCAATACACCGCCCAAGAGACAAAATCCGATACCGGGACGGAGTTTATCTGTCGCGAAGGCTATGACCAAACGGCGGACAAGCGGTTGCCCACCACTTATGCCTTTACCGGAGGGCAAAAACGGGCAATTATTCGCTGGTCAACGGAATACTTTAGCGGGTCAGATTGGGATCCAAAATCTCGTTGCGATGAAGTTTCTCCTCGCTTCCAGACAGCTTACGAGAACGGAACTCTAAACTTTATTACCAACGGGACGTGGAATAATCAACCGGCTGTTTGTACGGCATTGCAAGATGGTGGGCCATGCGCGGATTTATTGATCACAATGCGACCTTCCGATGATTCTCGGCAATTTGCCACAGAGTTGGGGGAAGTTCTCAAGGGTCGGTCTACGGGGCCAATGCGTCATAGTTCGGGAAATTCGCAAGTTTATATCCAGGTTGATATTGAGGAGTTTATCCGCAATGCCCCGGTTGAGTAA
- a CDS encoding tetratricopeptide repeat protein: MHRHSLSLITSLTSLGLWLIPASALYLGGCSSPTATVTNQVYTPEQLQQIARSIAVKVLSGDNRGSGTLISRQGDGQNQVYTVLTNSHVVTPGQPYRIETPDGQVYPAELKGGELVENFAGKDAALLEFRSSNDYPVATQTGNSPTVGDKVLAAGFPYDGDGLVFAPGTVELLSDPALQGGYQVGYSSEIQQGMSGGPVLNSQGELVAINGMAAFPILQQAYTYMDGSRPDDGLRQQMNRLSWGVPVAMLVPPNSNTGQNRPLTGLAAEVDEIAAKITVRIEAETGNGSGVIVAQKKNLLSGNTYYVATATHVVENKAKYEVVTPDGKRYPVNYGKVKRFPGVDLAVLQFSSRETYPVATLAEYKLGVEERQFVFLSGWPGVKPGSPFQREFTAGRAFSEAGGSVKVQSASSLVEGYELVYTNLSKKGMSGGPVLDTQGRVIGINAAVEGNMLGYSLGVPIRTLVGLASQAGIESEWLKVETVPPRELTEQETIDSVIVTVLTLEKPSSTGTYGDWVNYGNQLWRVGFNELAIEAFDQATKIKPKSYPAWYGKGLALKGDEKYREAIAAFDQVIQIQSNISEAWRERGEAFARLKDYPQALASIDAAIKHSRQPDFKLSGLRGDWLSELKRYPEAVDAYSEAIKIKPHLFAYYNRGNAWSNRENYEKAIADYTQAINLDPELAAAYSNRGLAWRNLKDYQKAITDYTQAINLDPKLAAAYSNRGIAWADLKDYEKAIADYTQAINLDPKDAAAYYNRGIAWSDLKDYEKAIADYTQAINLDPELAEAYNGRGIAWANLKEYQKAIADFNQAINLDPKDAEAYYNRGLAWANLKEYEKAIADFTQAINLDPKLAAAYGNRGIAYIYLGDKETAIEDTKKAEQLFCQQGSPKCESVRDFLKQLGE, encoded by the coding sequence ATGCATCGCCATTCTTTATCCCTAATTACATCCCTAACTAGCTTGGGCTTATGGCTAATTCCCGCATCAGCCCTATATCTCGGTGGTTGTTCCTCCCCAACCGCAACAGTGACTAATCAGGTTTATACCCCGGAACAGCTACAACAAATCGCCCGTTCCATCGCCGTGAAGGTGTTGAGTGGCGATAACCGAGGGTCGGGAACCTTGATTAGTCGCCAAGGAGATGGCCAAAATCAGGTCTATACGGTGTTGACCAATAGCCATGTAGTCACCCCCGGACAGCCCTACCGCATTGAAACCCCGGATGGGCAAGTTTATCCGGCAGAGTTGAAGGGTGGGGAGTTGGTGGAGAATTTTGCCGGGAAAGATGCGGCTTTGTTGGAGTTTCGCAGTAGCAACGACTACCCGGTGGCAACTCAGACCGGGAATAGTCCCACGGTGGGGGATAAGGTGTTGGCGGCTGGGTTTCCTTATGATGGGGATGGGCTGGTTTTTGCCCCAGGGACCGTGGAGTTATTGTCGGATCCGGCTTTGCAGGGGGGATATCAAGTTGGCTATAGCAGCGAAATTCAGCAGGGGATGAGTGGTGGCCCGGTGTTGAATAGTCAAGGTGAGTTGGTGGCAATTAATGGCATGGCCGCTTTTCCCATTTTGCAGCAGGCATATACTTATATGGACGGTTCCCGGCCCGATGATGGCTTGCGGCAACAGATGAATCGCTTGAGTTGGGGGGTTCCGGTGGCAATGTTAGTTCCTCCCAACTCCAATACCGGACAAAATCGCCCTCTGACTGGGTTAGCGGCAGAGGTGGATGAGATAGCAGCTAAAATTACCGTCCGCATTGAAGCGGAAACAGGCAATGGGTCGGGAGTGATTGTTGCCCAAAAGAAAAATTTATTATCTGGAAATACCTATTATGTCGCTACTGCCACTCATGTGGTGGAAAACAAAGCCAAGTATGAAGTAGTGACACCAGACGGAAAACGCTATCCCGTGAACTATGGCAAAGTGAAGCGATTTCCGGGAGTAGACTTGGCAGTGTTGCAGTTTAGCAGCCGAGAAACCTACCCCGTAGCAACTCTGGCTGAGTATAAGTTAGGAGTGGAAGAAAGGCAGTTTGTATTTCTCTCAGGATGGCCCGGAGTGAAACCGGGCAGCCCCTTTCAGCGAGAATTTACTGCGGGAAGGGCTTTCAGTGAGGCTGGAGGGTCGGTTAAAGTTCAAAGTGCTTCGTCTCTAGTCGAAGGTTACGAGTTGGTGTACACCAATTTGAGTAAAAAAGGTATGAGTGGTGGACCGGTATTGGACACCCAGGGGCGAGTGATTGGGATTAATGCGGCTGTCGAGGGAAATATGTTGGGCTATAGCTTGGGAGTACCCATTAGAACTCTGGTGGGTTTGGCTTCTCAAGCAGGGATTGAATCAGAATGGTTGAAGGTAGAAACTGTTCCGCCACGGGAATTAACTGAACAAGAAACGATAGATTCTGTTATCGTTACCGTATTGACTCTGGAAAAACCTTCTTCAACTGGAACTTATGGAGATTGGGTAAATTATGGCAACCAGTTGTGGCGAGTGGGTTTCAATGAACTAGCAATTGAGGCATTTGACCAAGCGACTAAAATTAAGCCGAAGTCATATCCCGCTTGGTATGGAAAAGGGTTAGCCCTGAAAGGGGACGAAAAATACCGAGAAGCTATTGCCGCTTTCGATCAAGTTATTCAAATTCAATCTAATATCTCCGAAGCATGGCGAGAACGGGGAGAAGCTTTTGCCCGGTTAAAGGACTATCCTCAAGCCCTGGCATCTATTGATGCAGCCATTAAGCATAGTCGGCAACCGGATTTTAAGCTTTCTGGGCTGCGCGGCGATTGGCTGAGTGAATTAAAACGCTATCCAGAAGCAGTTGATGCCTACAGTGAAGCGATAAAAATTAAACCTCATTTGTTTGCCTACTACAACCGGGGAAATGCCTGGAGTAACCGAGAAAACTATGAAAAAGCGATCGCTGACTACACCCAAGCCATCAACCTTGACCCTGAACTTGCCGCAGCCTACAGCAACCGGGGACTTGCCTGGAGAAACCTCAAAGACTATCAAAAAGCGATCACCGACTATACCCAAGCCATCAACCTTGACCCAAAACTTGCCGCAGCCTACAGCAACCGAGGAATTGCCTGGGCTGACCTAAAAGATTATGAAAAAGCGATCGCTGACTACACCCAAGCCATCAACCTTGACCCTAAAGATGCCGCAGCCTACTACAACCGGGGAATTGCCTGGAGTGACCTAAAAGATTATGAAAAAGCGATCGCTGACTACACCCAAGCCATCAACCTTGACCCTGAACTTGCCGAAGCCTACAACGGTCGGGGAATTGCCTGGGCTAACCTAAAAGAGTATCAAAAAGCGATCGCCGACTTCAACCAAGCCATTAACCTTGACCCTAAAGATGCCGAAGCCTACTACAATCGGGGACTTGCCTGGGCTAACCTAAAAGAGTATGAAAAAGCGATCGCTGACTTCACCCAAGCCATCAACCTTGACCCCAAACTTGCCGCAGCCTACGGCAACCGGGGAATTGCCTATATTTATTTAGGAGATAAAGAAACAGCGATTGAAGATACGAAAAAAGCTGAACAGCTATTTTGTCAGCAAGGTAGTCCTAAATGTGAGTCAGTGCGAGATTTTCTCAAACAGCTTGGCGAATAG
- the ruvB gene encoding Holliday junction branch migration DNA helicase RuvB: MAIISSKQPSGEPEPKPNQAPSNSAPSKQPKSKASSKASSKAVEPPTKEESSRGEAFTPKMSPFSPGDVSENTSLLLAEETPEDRKNISQDETIRPQSLHDYIGQKDLKEVMDIAIQAAKSRQEPLDHLLLYGPPGLGKTTMAMILASEMGVTCKITSAPALERPRDIVGLLVNLQPGDVLFIDEIHRLTRMSEEILYPAMEDFRVDITIGKGQSAKTRSIPLKPFTLVGATTKVGNLTSPLRDRFGLIQRLRFYEVDELTLVVLRTANILNIPVTETGAIEIARRSRGTPRIANRLLKRVRDYVQVKKAPTITAELAQEALELFNVDPRGLDWSDRLLLTVMISNFNGGPVGLNTLAAATGEDAQTIEEVYEPYLLQIGYLNRTHRGRIATPAAWQHLGYHHPNNEQQLSLNI; the protein is encoded by the coding sequence ATGGCAATTATTTCTTCCAAACAACCCTCTGGCGAACCTGAACCCAAGCCAAATCAAGCCCCATCAAACTCAGCACCGTCAAAGCAGCCCAAATCAAAAGCCTCATCCAAAGCCTCATCAAAAGCAGTCGAACCACCGACAAAAGAAGAATCCAGTAGGGGGGAAGCATTTACTCCAAAAATGTCCCCGTTTAGCCCAGGAGATGTGTCCGAGAATACTTCGCTTTTACTTGCCGAAGAAACCCCGGAAGATCGAAAAAATATTTCCCAAGATGAAACGATCAGACCGCAAAGCTTACACGACTATATTGGCCAAAAAGACCTGAAAGAAGTGATGGATATTGCGATTCAAGCAGCAAAATCCCGCCAGGAACCTTTGGATCATTTGCTACTTTATGGCCCGCCCGGTTTGGGCAAAACTACAATGGCGATGATTCTCGCTTCAGAAATGGGAGTTACTTGTAAAATTACCAGTGCCCCAGCTTTGGAACGTCCGCGAGATATTGTCGGTTTGTTGGTGAATTTGCAACCCGGAGATGTGCTGTTTATTGATGAAATTCACCGCTTAACTCGCATGAGTGAAGAAATTCTCTATCCGGCAATGGAGGATTTTCGGGTAGATATTACGATTGGTAAAGGTCAAAGTGCCAAAACTCGCAGTATTCCTTTAAAACCCTTTACTTTGGTGGGGGCAACGACCAAGGTGGGTAATTTAACTTCACCGTTGCGCGATCGCTTTGGTCTGATTCAACGGCTGCGATTTTATGAAGTAGATGAACTGACTTTAGTAGTATTAAGAACGGCCAATATTCTGAATATTCCCGTCACCGAAACAGGGGCGATCGAAATAGCCCGCCGTTCCCGTGGCACCCCGCGCATTGCTAATCGATTGCTTAAACGAGTTCGCGATTATGTGCAAGTGAAAAAAGCCCCTACTATTACAGCCGAATTAGCCCAAGAAGCCTTGGAACTTTTTAATGTCGATCCTCGTGGACTCGATTGGAGCGATCGCCTCTTATTAACGGTAATGATTTCTAACTTTAATGGCGGGCCAGTGGGCTTAAATACTCTAGCGGCTGCCACGGGGGAAGATGCCCAAACCATTGAAGAAGTTTACGAACCCTATCTATTACAAATTGGCTATCTTAATCGCACCCATCGCGGTCGCATTGCCACCCCTGCCGCATGGCAACATTTAGGTTATCATCACCCCAACAATGAACAACAATTATCTCTGAATATTTAA
- a CDS encoding ABC transporter permease, which translates to MDPQWGFKLNLLKTLVVRELEGRYKGSVLGNLWPLLNQLSQLLIYTYVFSIVLKVKLPTDGLPENSFSFGMWLFAGLLPWIAFTSGFIQASNCVVGQPNLVKKVVFPLGLLPLVPVLAAFIESSLGLMALIFLLGMSTSILHSTLLLLPLVWVTQLLLTAGLAYLAAGFTVFLRDIPQTIGVVLNLWFYMTPICYPANIIPEQWRDFIFWFNPVAAIAELYRDVILVGEVQHWAEWGVASIISTIIFCVGIWSYRKLRPAFADVI; encoded by the coding sequence ATCGATCCCCAGTGGGGTTTTAAGCTTAATTTGCTAAAAACTCTAGTCGTGCGCGAATTAGAAGGACGCTATAAAGGTTCGGTACTGGGGAATTTGTGGCCGTTACTGAATCAGCTTTCCCAATTGCTGATTTACACTTATGTGTTTTCCATTGTTTTAAAAGTTAAATTGCCCACGGATGGGTTGCCAGAAAATAGCTTTTCTTTTGGGATGTGGTTATTTGCTGGTTTGTTGCCTTGGATCGCGTTTACCAGTGGCTTTATTCAAGCCAGTAATTGCGTGGTGGGACAACCGAATTTAGTCAAAAAAGTGGTGTTTCCCTTGGGGTTATTGCCCTTAGTGCCAGTATTAGCGGCATTTATCGAAAGTTCCTTGGGGTTAATGGCCTTAATTTTCCTTTTGGGAATGTCCACTTCGATTTTGCATAGCACTTTATTATTGTTGCCTCTGGTTTGGGTGACTCAATTATTGTTAACCGCAGGTTTGGCTTATTTAGCTGCGGGATTTACGGTATTTTTGCGCGATATTCCTCAAACTATTGGGGTGGTGCTTAACTTGTGGTTTTACATGACTCCCATTTGTTATCCCGCGAATATTATTCCCGAACAATGGCGTGATTTTATATTTTGGTTTAATCCTGTTGCCGCGATCGCCGAACTTTATCGCGATGTGATTTTAGTCGGTGAAGTGCAACACTGGGCAGAATGGGGGGTTGCCTCGATCATTTCTACCATTATTTTCTGTGTAGGAATTTGGTCTTACCGCAAATTACGTCCCGCTTTTGCAGATGTAATTTAA